The proteins below come from a single Aptenodytes patagonicus chromosome 2, bAptPat1.pri.cur, whole genome shotgun sequence genomic window:
- the C2H9orf152 gene encoding uncharacterized protein C9orf152 homolog: MKEMFCFCTTFSSLLEQMARAYKYMTGIFSVTHTSEQQASDHDKQPTKMDVSLLEEQYDHIKQKQKLQSHIIVFKTGEHESVLPESMVNAVLINKKVRRSKSFTECVPVRKVRLEMTSSGNVQDNSPWRTHLGIHRLVQAPQQGVTWDLSHCKNGPCSFDNQRLISKGNGTLQPKELEGASELSALSQLGSSSVLNSFSKENGSNISSTCQKPPLKSATSAVWTHQHISSTKCMPACNKLNFYPFPNKKGPRISEAARRLGLYVSQ; this comes from the exons ATGAAGGAAATGTTCTGCTTCTGCacaactttttcttccttgttggAACAGATGGCGAGGGCTTACAAATACATGACTGGTATTTTTTCAGTGACTCATACCTCAGAGCAACAGGCTTCAGATCATGATAAGCAGCCAACCAAGATGGATGTAAGCTTACTTGAGGAGCAGTATGACCatataaaacagaagcaaaaactgCAGTCACACATTATTGTATTTAAAACAG GTGAGCATGAATCTGTTCTCCCAGAATCAATGGTCAATGctgttttaattaataaaaaagttaGAAGATCAAAGTCATTTACAGAATGTGTTCCTGTCAGAAAGGTCAGACTGGAGATGACCAGCAGTGGCAACGTACAAGACAACTCACCATGGCGTACCCACCTGGGAATTCACCGCCTGGTGCAAGCCCCTCAGCAAGGAGTTACCTGGGATCTTTCCCACTGCAAGAACGGACCATGCAGTTTTGACAATCAGAGACTGATTTCAAAGGGAAACGGCACACTGCAACCCAAAGAATTAGAAGGAGCAAGTGAACTATCTGCGCTCAGTCAGCTGGGAAGTTCAAGTGTGTTGAACAGTTTCAGCAAAGAGAATGGCAGCAACATTTCAAGCACCTGCCAAAAGCCTCCTCTGAAATCAGCCACTTCAGCAGTTTGGACACATCAACATATTTCTTCTACAAAATGCATGCCAGCCTGCAATAAACTGAACTTTTACCCTTTCCCTAATAAAAAAGGGCCCAGAATTTCTGAAGCAGCAAGGAGGCTTGGATTATATGTCTCACAATGA